From Coturnix japonica isolate 7356 chromosome 3, Coturnix japonica 2.1, whole genome shotgun sequence, the proteins below share one genomic window:
- the MRPL33 gene encoding 39S ribosomal protein L33, mitochondrial — protein sequence MFLTAAALAKSKSKYILVRMKSAAETGYCFNVRRLRLQEKLVLLRYDPIAKQRVLFTEKRKIRSL from the exons ATGTTCCTCACGGCGGCGGCTC TGGCCAAGAGCAAATCTAA GTACATCCTGGTGAGGATGAAGAGCGCTGCAGAGACTGGCTACTGTTTCAATGTCAGGAGGCTCCGACTGCAGGAGAAGCTGGTCCTGCTGAGATACGATCCCATTG cgAAACAACGTGTCCTCttcacagagaagagaaagatccGCTCTCTCTGA